A window of Acropora muricata isolate sample 2 chromosome 6, ASM3666990v1, whole genome shotgun sequence genomic DNA:
GATTGATGTGTGTTCAATTGCCTTTGGTTGGTTGCGAGCAGGCACCAGCACAAATTCAATCCATTCATTATTAGAATTGATCTTAGGGAGTTCATGGCCGTGTTTTCACGACAGTCGTTGTCTCGATGAACATTCCTGAAAGCGGTTTGTTTGCAGACTTCGTTAAGCGATTTAAAAGTGATAAGCGTTTCCGCATGTAACATTAAATGAGGAGAGAACACGTGCCGCGGAAGAATAAAAATAGCAGGCCTGTTGTATTTCTAATTTGAATAACCGCAAGTGACTCCTCATTGGTCCAAATTAATTATCCACTCGGCTTAAGCTACCTGGTGTGATGACTTAAATTTAATAAGAATTCTATTGAAATTTGCGAACTCGCTTAACCTTACAAGGtggaaaagcaatttttttcacgATAAGCGACCTGGAAAACCGCTCGTGAAAACACGGCCATTGATGATAGTTATGCGTAACAAAAAGGTAGGAAATTGATATTGTATGTCACGTAATTTACAATGGAATGCAATAAATGGCTTATTGGCAAAGAAAAACTGGAGATGTTGTCTCAATTCCTAGAGATTAACAGATGACAAAGTTGATATCATAACCTAATGAAGTTCGCTTGACTTAGGTTCGcttcttgggggggggggtgtcaTTTTGTGAGTTTAGACATTATTTTTCAAAGAACTATTTCAATGCAAATAGTACAATGAATCTCCAATCGTAAAGCCCCTTTCGCTACATGATAGGAACGGCCAAAACTTTTCACAACACTTTCTTTCAAAGGAGGATTTAAATCAGAACCTCTCCATGGACTGGGATATCCATACCAGTTTGTGTTTTAAATCGAACTGTTTTCCTTAGGAGCTTTAGCGACTTTCCAGTCGCTTCTTTATTCAGAACTGATCGGTGTTTTGTTTAATCGGTCAACAAGATCTGCAGAAACTATACACCAAAGGACCCAACGATCGAAAGAACAGCATCAATTCAAACAGCTGTTAGCATATTCACAACACGGACACGTGTGAGTCTAgatgttgaaaaaaatgtatttacaaCAAAGTATTTTGGTCAGCCTACAGCGAACATTATAAAATTATGAAGTCTTTCTTCGTGGTACGAATACACAGATTGGCGATATACGCCGTCTCTTGCATAGTTCGGTTAGCcaaaaaatatcattttatttttatctgtAGATCGTCTACACTTATTCTGTAAAAAACATGATTATTGTAAGGATTGATTGTTTCACGAAGATCATCACACCAAATAGACATCAAATGATATTTCTTTGAGAGGTAATTTAACGGCTAGCAAAGCAGTTTCATATTTTACTACATGAAGAGCAGAACGTttggttttcgttttcgtgGTTTCCTTGTTTAACGACGAGCGTCGAAAACCGGACATTGATTATGCTTTGACTGGAAAAATGCTGACCTCTCTCTCTTAAATGCCTGTCAACGACAGTGAAAAATAAAAGCACAAACCTATCAATGATGTTTCGACCTGAAACTATGAGGCCAAAATCCAACGTATCCACTGGGCGATTCACTTCTGCTATGCACTTTTTGGTTCAGTAACATTGTTATTCACGGATTGCGCGAAACACTGTCGAGTCGCTTCTGCATTAATTAAAAATGAACACAGGCTTTTGAATAGAAAATGAGCTCAGAGGAGAGGATTATAATATTCTCCTCATAAAAGCTTTACGTTGTAAACAACAGTTTTCCAATGAAAAAGCTTTCAAAACACTCAAACAGGCAGCCAATCAAATTGGAGAAACTCTTCTTGTCGCAGCAGACTAATACCAATTGTTTGTAACATGCGGCGCATAAAGCGATCACACAGGAATACTAAACAATGAACAATATTCAACCAATTTAAAAGGAATCGATTTTAGATTGTCTAATAACCATGCCCATATTAAGAAATGAATTGTTTTGCTCTGTAAGGACGTTACAGAGTGTGCTTCGATGGTCATAATACTATACTGCCAAGGATTTCACATCTTAAGAGATGTCGTTACGTTTAGATGACATTTTTCCGGTTTCAAAAGGAACGAATCTTGCATAAAGACACATGCAACAAATATAAAGCATTTTCCCTAACAGCAGCATAAAATTCCATGGGAAAAACTGTCAATGGAAATATATGTAAAGTAATACAAGAAAACTGGTCGTTCAACTGAACCTAACTTTAAATTTCTAAAACCAAAACGTAGGCAACCAATACAACTCACCATAAAGATGAGTCACTCTAATAaatcataaatattttaagtCTTACTGACTTATCCTCCAAAACTTCTTTTAGAAATGAAGGGTTTAACAACGGCAAACCGGGAACTGAGCTTGCAAGTAGTTAATCATGAAATGATCATCACTACAaaatcaaataaagaaatgtATCGATATTTCATGATGGCTCTCAAAGCTTTGGTCACTTCAAAGGATTATCAGAACTGAATTTAAAAGATCTAGTTGGAATCAAAAAaaggtttcacttttgtttttacATCCTTTTTCTCTGACGCCGCGCACTGAACCTACCTTTATCTCTAGGGTGAACTGATCTGCGCCTGAGTTTCCAAGTGGCTAAATTAGCTTTTCATTGAATCCTCAGCGCCGCTCGGTGACAACCAGAGTACAACTTTATTTCAGAGCCAGCCTCGTACTTGTTATCGATAATGCTAAGAACGCTATTTGAGGTCAAAATCTAACCACCTCTACTGGTTTTATTACGTCAAGGAAACAATATATTGTAACAGATTTTAAGAGCTAGGTAAACAACGAAATGCGCACTTTGAAAGTCCAACGCATTAGTCAGTTTCTTCGTTTATAGCAAAAaccaataataacaacaacagccATAATTCTAGCTGATTAGAAACTTATTAGATGAGATGAATACATCAATTTCTTATATATGTATCTATATATGATGAATTGAATATATCAACTTCTTCAAATAGTATTTGAACTACTCACGTAGCGCTCCTAACTGAGAGGATCATTAGcactgaaaaagaaatttattttggGAAGTTTAACCACAACTTTTACACTCGTGTACATCAGTTGTTTACTGGACTAATAGGTATTAATTTGCTGCATAAGTACGAACAATTTTGCGCCATTTCATAACTCAATGCTTGTGGTGTAATATCCTCTACAAACACAAAGTTTCAAGTGGGTTCCAAAAGTGATTAGGGAGTGAAAGGAAATTCATCTATAATTGAACGTCACTTCACAAAATTCTTCCCTGTCGTTGACGTTAAAGGCGTAGTGCAACACAAGTGAAATGTTCTTTTTAGTTTAACGAAGTGATCTTACATGGTCTTGAAGCAAAGTTAGGGAACAAAGATAAACGAGGTTACTTTATCGTGACAAAAGTAAAGGTTATTGAAAACGGTCGTGGTGAGGAGATTATGTCTAAGATTGTCAGCAGTCATAAGATGCGCCGCTAAATTTTATTCAACGTCACGAAGGAGTAAGCCTGAAATACATATTTGTAACATTAGGGCTAGCTTTTTTTAAGAGCAGGATTAGGTTActgttttttgtcttcttgcAGAGTATAGTTAAGAGGGCATCTCATGTCGACCTTCGTTTATTGCTTGTATGCCTCTTCACAAGTCGACACTGAAGTTGAGCCAAAttgagggttagggttagaggcGACACTCTGTGACACTTATTGAAGTGGCCTACACCTAAATTACGTGCCATCCTGGGGCCGAAACCTTTTCGGGCCCgcaaagccattcgtaaaactccttCAGTGCCAAAATGGCTTCTAAATAATTAGtacataccacacaagtgaatagtgttTTTGGCGcgtgctgattggctagctcgggtgaataattgttaattatattattattattactattattattatcattattgttattaataatgatgatggtGGTGAagataatgataatatttttaAGAGCGTCTGAATGTGGGGTTAGTAACCGTCAGCATGAAACGTCAAATAAAGTTCATCGATAgacgtgaaaaaaaaacaacaaacataaCAGTTTGCattgtaaaaaaatattaaacccAATATCAAAGCGTGATACCTCATTATGAAAAGTGGGATGGGGAAGTATATCGAAATATTTAGAGACTTCAGAGCACTCCACCCCGTTTTACCTCCTTTGCTCCTCTCTGACAAGGTCTGGAAGACAAGTCGAGGCCTGCGCAAGATATGACGTTggaacaaaattaaaatgtagGTCGCAGTGTCATAACGAATGACTTATTTCTATTTGATATGTCTACTGAAACCTTACACTAACACAAAGGACGTCTCCAGGAGCCCATCAGGGGTCCTgacgtttctttgtttttcctgtAAGTCAACCGTGACAGAAAAAAAGATAGAGGTGAAACggcaaacttttaatttttttaaccgTTAGCCGTGAGAACTAcacccttccccccccccccaaatagAGGtcctcttataataattatagtaagatgTCATCACAGACAAAGGGCACATATCGCACAGTTCAAAAAATGTTTAATAATTTAACATCTCGCAAAGAAATATAAGTTAATTAATTATCTACATCATTAATGGCCGCATTCACAGTTCACTGTTATTTGATGATCGACGAGTTCCCAAAAATCCTCGAATCTTGGGATTCCTGCACTAGAGTTCACTCTTAAACAAAGGCCTTCTTTCTTCTTTAATACTTTGATGGTGTAGTGCTTTGGTCGACACCGGAAGTGTTTGAACCAGCACGTGCTACTCGAACAAATGACTGACCTCACTCGTCGGGGAAAGAATTTCGGTCCCAGGTCATTCCAGACCTTCGTTGTCTCACACGTCCATTGGGCGGGATCAGTTGTCTGCTTGACATGCGTAGACCTCTTTGTTATATTCTTGCGCGTAGCGAAGTGGTTTAGATCTTCAGAGGCTAATGGGTGTGCATTGTTCAGTACATCTTCGCCGTCCATTGCCATGTAGTGTTGGTTAAATGCTCTCCCAAGACGCTGTCGAAGACGGTCGCTTTTGACGGGTTGGCAATCTGTGTCCGGTGTCCGCTGTAGAAGATTGAAGGTTGTAGCACCTCCGGCAGAATTAAACGACGTTAAAAGACTGAGGCCGGAGATCAAAAGGAACCATAGCTGAAAATCGCAAAGGACGGAAGTCATCAGTGATAACACAAGAAATCTTGGCAACCCTTGTGCCGCAAGATTGCGACAGGGTGTTTAAAACTTATGTTGTGTTGAGGAGGTCAAACATAATGAAGCAAGTTAAAACCAACAAAATTTCATAGCAGCACTAAACTAACGCAAACGAATGCAAGGAATATTCCAGTATGAAACTAAATATTAAAGCAGCTTCAAAGCAAGTAATTAAATCTTGGATCACATAATTTCCCTGTTATTTAATTATGAGAAAGTAACTTAATAGCAAAATACATGATCAATAAGACAGACTTAAAGGACCACGTAAGGGAAACAACTAAACCTTTCTAAACGTTAAAACAGGAAATCGGTTAGGGTTGTACAGAATTCCAGCTTCCTTCAGATCGATCGGAACTGCAGTGATAAGTAACGTCGGCGATGAGAACAGGAAATGACTTTTTCTTTCCCGTGAACTTTTACGGTTGGTGTT
This region includes:
- the LOC136920943 gene encoding protein trunk-like, with protein sequence MTSVLCDFQLWFLLISGLSLLTSFNSAGGATTFNLLQRTPDTDCQPVKSDRLRQRLGRAFNQHYMAMDGEDVLNNAHPLASEDLNHFATRKNITKRSTHVKQTTDPAQWTCETTKVWNDLGPKFFPRRVRSVICSSSTCWFKHFRCRPKHYTIKVLKKKEGLCLRVNSSAGIPRFEDFWELVDHQITVNCECGH